The Streptococcus respiraculi sequence AGGTGGATTAAAAACTGTATCCGCAGAAATCCAAATGCAACCCTCATCGAGATTTTCTACAAGCTAAGAGCCAACAAGGGATACGACAGACACCCTTGCTCTCTCTTTCGGGTCTTGAGAAAAATGGGATTCTTCAAGGCGGTTGAAACCAAGAAAGAGGCCTATGTTCCTAAACCCTATGATACACCCACGAAATTAGGAATCAAGTGGCAAATGGACGTGAAGTACGTCCCTAAGCACTGTTACACTGGCACGATGCCTGAAAAATTTTACCAGTACACTGTCATTGACGAAGCAAGCAGAGAGCGATTTATCTATCCCTTCAAGGAACAGTCCTCTTACTCCACTGTCCAGTTTGTCAAAATGGCCATCAAACACTTTCGCTACAAGCCACAAATTATTCAGACCGACAATGGATTTGAGTTTACTCACTTCAAGGAAACCAAGCAGATTCACCCCTTGGATGTGCTTTGTAAAGAGCTGGGCATAGTGCACAAGCTCATTCGACCGCGAACACCTAGACACAACGGCAAAGTGGAACGCAGCCACAGAAACGATAACAGACGCTTTTACCAACACTTGCGATTCTACTCCTACGATGACCTCATCAGGCAGATGAAACGATACCTCTACACCTCTAACAGACTCCCCATGCAGAGCCTAGGTTGGAAATCCCCTATTGAAACAAGAAAATTTCTCCAAGGAGCTAGCTCCTTGGAGATAGAATAGCATATCATGGTTTCTAAAAATAATAGTTTGGTCTCACATCATTGACAAAGGTACAAATAGTAGGAAAATTTGACAGGACTAGGTGGTTGTGGTAAGATTTTAATGATACAAACAAGAAAAAATCAAGCAACTG is a genomic window containing:
- a CDS encoding DDE-type integrase/transposase/recombinase, translating into MTSIPQNLRYLPHTLDTRYHAVKTYRGGASVAFICRRYKVSKASLMRWNKRFDGTKDSLKDKSHRPHKTHPKAHTEQEIRWIKNCIRRNPNATLIEIFYKLRANKGYDRHPCSLFRVLRKMGFFKAVETKKEAYVPKPYDTPTKLGIKWQMDVKYVPKHCYTGTMPEKFYQYTVIDEASRERFIYPFKEQSSYSTVQFVKMAIKHFRYKPQIIQTDNGFEFTHFKETKQIHPLDVLCKELGIVHKLIRPRTPRHNGKVERSHRNDNRRFYQHLRFYSYDDLIRQMKRYLYTSNRLPMQSLGWKSPIETRKFLQGASSLEIE